Proteins encoded by one window of Halomonas sp. SH5A2:
- the ilvC gene encoding ketol-acid reductoisomerase — MRVYYDKDCDLSLIQAKKVTIVGYGSQGHAHANNLKESGVDVTVALRKGSSSAAKAESAGLKVATVPEACQSADVVMILAPDENQKAIYEQEVEPNLKEGATLAFAHGFNIHYNQIEPRKDLDVIMIAPKAPGHTVRSEFVKGGGIPDLIAIHQDASGNAKELALSYAAGIGGGRSGIIETTFKDETETDLFGEQAVLCGGAVELVKAGFETLTEAGYAPEMAYFECLHELKLIVDLMYEGGIANMNYSISNNAEYGEYVTGTEVINEQSRAAMRNALKRIQTGEYAKMFINEGNSNYPSMTARRRLNAEHDIEQVGAKLRGMMPWIAANQLVDKSKN; from the coding sequence ATGCGCGTTTATTACGATAAAGATTGCGACCTGTCCCTTATTCAGGCCAAAAAAGTCACCATCGTTGGTTATGGCTCCCAGGGTCATGCCCACGCTAACAACCTGAAAGAATCAGGTGTCGATGTCACCGTTGCATTACGCAAAGGTTCTTCATCGGCGGCCAAGGCAGAAAGTGCTGGCCTGAAAGTGGCTACCGTTCCAGAGGCATGCCAATCCGCTGATGTGGTAATGATTCTGGCGCCGGATGAAAATCAAAAGGCGATTTACGAGCAGGAAGTTGAGCCAAACCTGAAAGAGGGCGCCACTCTGGCGTTCGCTCATGGCTTCAATATTCACTACAACCAGATTGAGCCGCGTAAAGATCTCGATGTGATCATGATCGCACCGAAAGCGCCGGGTCATACGGTTCGCTCGGAATTCGTCAAAGGCGGCGGTATTCCTGATCTGATCGCTATTCATCAGGATGCGTCGGGCAATGCCAAAGAATTGGCGCTTTCCTACGCCGCAGGCATAGGCGGTGGCCGTAGTGGCATTATCGAAACCACCTTTAAAGATGAAACTGAAACGGACCTGTTTGGTGAGCAGGCTGTGCTGTGCGGCGGTGCCGTTGAGCTAGTTAAAGCTGGCTTCGAAACCCTCACTGAAGCGGGTTATGCACCGGAAATGGCCTACTTTGAGTGTCTGCACGAGCTCAAGCTGATCGTCGATCTGATGTACGAAGGCGGCATTGCCAACATGAACTATTCCATCTCCAATAACGCGGAGTATGGTGAGTATGTGACCGGCACCGAGGTCATCAATGAACAGTCTCGTGCTGCTATGCGCAATGCGTTGAAGCGCATCCAAACCGGTGAATACGCCAAGATGTTCATCAATGAAGGCAACAGCAATTACCCTTCAATGACCGCGCGTCGCCGACTTAACGCCGAGCACGACATTGAGCAGGTAGGTGCCAAGCTGCGTGGCATGATGCCGTGGATCGCCGCTAACCAACTGGTTGATAAATCTAAAAACTGA
- a CDS encoding ABC transporter ATP-binding protein, which produces MTATMKAAQKALNETALTMHQVQHAFDQHTVVRGVDLTVAPGEVVCLLGPSGCGKTTLLRIAAGLETLQEGSVSLQDEQIAAPGLRHVPPEKRNVGLAFQDSALFPHLSVMENVTFGLKHLSASARRERAEELLSQLGMANYASTYPHMLSGGQQQRVALARALAPEPRLMLLDEPFSSLDARLRDRIRDDTLHVLKKVGAATLLVTHDPEEAMFMADRIALMREGRIVQTGTPRELYCSPKDPFVVTFFGEVNEIEGVVEEGHVTTPVGWVPVEGIADGTVVQVMIRPEALRVIERDLPANSHAHSHIVMAKLLGRSSLLHLCAHADDGQEAHLHARVPGVFLPAEGQPIDIHLDLSQVFVFPRAAEES; this is translated from the coding sequence ATGACAGCAACAATGAAGGCGGCGCAAAAAGCGCTTAATGAGACTGCGCTAACGATGCATCAGGTGCAGCACGCTTTTGACCAGCATACCGTTGTAAGGGGTGTGGATCTAACAGTGGCACCGGGAGAAGTGGTGTGCCTGCTGGGCCCTTCAGGGTGTGGTAAGACCACGTTGTTGCGTATTGCCGCGGGTTTGGAAACGCTGCAAGAAGGTAGCGTAAGCCTGCAAGATGAACAAATTGCCGCGCCAGGACTGCGTCACGTGCCGCCAGAAAAGCGTAACGTGGGGCTGGCATTTCAAGACTCGGCGCTATTTCCCCATCTTTCCGTGATGGAAAATGTCACCTTTGGGTTGAAGCACTTGTCGGCCAGTGCCAGGCGTGAGCGGGCCGAGGAGCTGTTATCACAGCTGGGGATGGCAAACTATGCGTCGACCTATCCCCATATGCTGTCAGGCGGTCAGCAGCAGCGTGTGGCGCTTGCTCGGGCGTTGGCGCCGGAGCCACGGCTGATGCTATTGGATGAACCCTTTTCAAGCCTAGACGCGCGGCTGAGGGATAGGATACGCGACGATACACTGCACGTTTTGAAAAAAGTCGGGGCCGCCACCTTGCTGGTGACCCACGACCCTGAAGAAGCCATGTTTATGGCGGATCGTATAGCGCTGATGCGCGAGGGGCGCATTGTACAAACAGGCACCCCGAGAGAACTCTACTGTTCGCCCAAGGACCCATTCGTGGTGACGTTTTTTGGTGAGGTCAATGAGATCGAAGGCGTTGTCGAAGAGGGGCACGTTACAACGCCTGTGGGGTGGGTGCCGGTTGAGGGCATCGCTGATGGGACAGTCGTGCAAGTGATGATTCGCCCTGAAGCCTTGCGTGTCATTGAGCGGGACCTGCCTGCCAATTCCCACGCACATAGTCATATCGTCATGGCCAAATTGTTAGGCCGCAGTAGTTTGCTGCATTTGTGTGCCCACGCTGACGACGGCCAGGAAGCCCACTTGCACGCCAGAGTCCCCGGGGTTTTTCTTCCGGCTGAAGGCCAACCGATCGATATCCATTTAGATTTATCGCAGGTATTCGTGTTTCCCCGCGCGGCTGAGGAAAGTTAA
- the pssA gene encoding CDP-diacylglycerol--serine O-phosphatidyltransferase codes for MTQDARDQEQPNSDHSGENQAANTRPDTADQSEIGGNEDLAAAFLRDTEVVEEAVEDGKKVRRKGIYLLPNLFTTSALFSGFFAVVAGINGDFTAAAVAIFIAMVLDGLDGRVARMTNTQSAFGAEYDSLADMISFGMAPALVAFTWILQDIGKTGWVVAFLYVACAALRLARFNVQIGSVDKKWFIGLPSPSAAALVAASVWTFHSFDADAFGFKLLMLVVVAAAGVLMVSNIRYYSFKDLDFKKPVPFVVLLAVVLGFVMISVEPSVMLLLLFGAYVLSGPVLAVMRKAKPKS; via the coding sequence ATGACTCAGGACGCTCGCGATCAAGAGCAACCAAACTCAGATCATTCTGGCGAAAACCAGGCAGCCAATACGCGACCGGATACCGCTGACCAATCAGAAATAGGCGGCAATGAAGATTTGGCTGCAGCCTTCTTGCGTGACACGGAAGTGGTTGAAGAAGCCGTTGAAGATGGCAAAAAGGTTCGCCGCAAGGGTATCTACCTGCTGCCTAACTTGTTTACCACGTCGGCGCTGTTTTCAGGATTTTTTGCCGTGGTGGCGGGTATCAATGGTGACTTTACGGCGGCGGCCGTCGCCATCTTTATTGCCATGGTGCTTGATGGCCTGGATGGCCGAGTCGCTCGCATGACCAACACACAAAGTGCTTTTGGTGCCGAGTACGACAGCCTGGCCGATATGATTTCTTTCGGCATGGCGCCTGCGCTCGTCGCCTTTACCTGGATTCTGCAGGACATCGGTAAAACAGGCTGGGTGGTGGCATTTCTCTACGTTGCTTGCGCGGCACTTCGCTTGGCGCGCTTTAATGTGCAGATTGGTAGCGTGGACAAAAAATGGTTTATCGGCTTGCCCAGTCCCTCAGCCGCGGCGCTGGTGGCGGCGAGCGTATGGACATTCCATAGCTTCGATGCGGATGCTTTTGGCTTCAAGCTGCTGATGTTGGTCGTTGTGGCGGCGGCTGGCGTACTGATGGTCAGCAACATCCGTTATTACAGCTTCAAAGACCTCGACTTCAAAAAACCAGTGCCTTTCGTGGTTCTGCTAGCCGTGGTGCTGGGCTTTGTGATGATCTCCGTTGAGCCGTCTGTCATGCTGCTTTTGCTGTTCGGTGCCTACGTGCTCTCTGGTCCTGTGTTGGCCGTCATGCGCAAGGCAAAGCCGAAAAGTTAA
- a CDS encoding Fe(3+) ABC transporter substrate-binding protein, which produces MKTARFAAPIAVALASSAFASHALADELNVYSARHYDSDERLYDAFTEETGIEVNILEGDSDQLIERIQREGVASPADIMMTVDAGRLWRAEQEGIFQGIESDVLAERLPESMRHPEGLWFGFSQRARAIYYNRENVDPSDITSYEDLASDDLGYSVCIRSSNNIYNQSLLASMIEHHGEEGAEDWAQGVVDNMARDPEGGDTDQILGAASGECDLAVANHYYYVRLLKSDDEADREAARNVGIIFPNQDDRGAHVNVGGAGVVEGAPNRENAVEFLEYLASDTAQEIFASGNNEFPVVNNVKRDPVLESWGNFKKDDVNISILGENNPEAIRIFDRVEWR; this is translated from the coding sequence ATGAAAACTGCACGTTTCGCCGCACCTATCGCGGTTGCTCTCGCCAGCTCCGCCTTCGCCAGCCACGCCCTGGCGGATGAGCTTAATGTCTACTCTGCTCGTCATTACGATTCTGACGAGCGGCTATACGATGCATTTACCGAAGAAACCGGTATTGAAGTCAACATCCTGGAAGGTGATTCCGATCAACTGATCGAGCGCATCCAGCGCGAAGGCGTTGCCAGCCCTGCCGATATCATGATGACGGTTGATGCTGGAAGGCTATGGCGCGCTGAGCAGGAAGGCATTTTCCAAGGGATCGAATCCGACGTGCTAGCTGAACGTTTGCCTGAATCCATGCGCCACCCTGAAGGCCTGTGGTTCGGGTTTAGCCAGCGTGCACGGGCGATCTACTACAACCGTGAAAATGTGGATCCCAGTGACATCACGAGCTACGAAGATCTTGCCAGCGACGACCTTGGGTATAGCGTTTGCATCCGTTCGTCCAACAATATTTACAACCAGTCCCTGCTCGCTTCGATGATTGAGCATCACGGTGAAGAAGGCGCTGAAGATTGGGCTCAAGGCGTTGTCGATAACATGGCACGCGACCCAGAAGGCGGTGATACAGATCAGATCCTTGGCGCTGCTAGCGGCGAGTGCGATCTAGCCGTTGCCAACCACTATTATTACGTTCGCCTGCTGAAGTCGGACGATGAAGCGGATCGCGAGGCTGCACGCAACGTCGGTATCATCTTCCCTAACCAAGATGATCGAGGCGCTCACGTCAATGTTGGCGGAGCCGGTGTCGTCGAAGGTGCGCCTAATCGCGAAAACGCCGTGGAATTCCTTGAGTACCTGGCATCCGATACGGCTCAGGAAATCTTCGCGTCGGGTAACAATGAATTCCCTGTCGTAAATAACGTCAAGCGTGACCCTGTCCTAGAATCATGGGGCAACTTTAAAAAGGATGACGTCAATATCAGTATTCTGGGAGAAAACAATCCCGAAGCGATTCGCATCTTTGATCGGGTCGAATGGCGTTAA